The following coding sequences lie in one Anomalospiza imberbis isolate Cuckoo-Finch-1a 21T00152 chromosome 21, ASM3175350v1, whole genome shotgun sequence genomic window:
- the B3GALT9 gene encoding beta-1,3-galactosyltransferase 9 — MQLTLCRLRTHQWCFILFNVLLFHVLLFGADLLEQYFLQSLPLPYTDAKALEIRDRARKLDLDPLKANLSYTSSSAVTCSNQEIFLLIIVCSSPENRTRRNVIRQTWGNATGSRGYGVLTLFAVGKAASASTQLEISEEAQKHRDIIEGSFIDSPQTQTQKMLMSVEWTVAFCPRARYILHTAQDVFVGVPSLAGYLLSLTQQEDIYLGRVVHHGVPDRDPQSPGFVPIHQYPEEFYPDFCHGSAFLMSQDVARKVYVAAREVPLALPPAAFVGICAKRAGITARHSSRFAGEKHISYNPCCYKFIFTSSDMREDELFKDWKETSDGEDCSLLETYYSLVSCKVLTYIDKFKQFSLDRIKNELLHFVN, encoded by the exons atgCAG CTGACACTCTGCAGGCTCCGCACACACCAGTGGTGCTTCATCCTCTTCAATGTCCTGCTTTTCCACGTGCTGCTTTTTGGGGCAGATTTACTGGAGCAATACTTCCTGCAGTCCCTGCCTCTCCCTTACACCGACGCAAAGGCTCTGGAGATCAGGGACAGGGCCAGGAAGCTGGATCTGGATCCTCTGAAGGCCAACCTCTCTTACACCAGCAGCAGTGCAGTGACTTGCTCCAACCAAGAGATATTTCTGCTCATTATTGTCTGCAGCAGTCCAGAAAACAGGACAAGGCGCAACGTGATCAGGCAGACCTGGGGCAACGCGACAGGCTCCAGGGGTTACGGTGTCCTCACTCTGTTTGCTGTAGGAAAGGCAGCTTCAGCAAGCACCCAGCTGGAGATCAGTGAGGAGGCTCAAAAGCACCGAGACATTATTGAAGGCAGTTTCATCGATTCCCCCCAGACGCAGACACAGAAGATGCTGATGAGCGTGGAGTGGACAGTGGCTTTCTGTCCCCGTGCCAGGTACATCCTTCACACAGCCCAGGACGTGTTTGTGGGtgttcccagcctggctgggtaCCTGCTGAGCTTAACCCAGCAGGAGGACATCTACCTTGGCAGGGTGGTTCATCACGGAGTGCCTGACAGGGACCCTCAGAGCCCTGGATTTGTCCCCATCCATCAATACCCCGAGGAGTTCTACCCGGATTTCTGCCACGGCAGCGCTTTCCTCATGTCCCAGGACGTGGCTCGCAAGGTTTACGTGGCTGCCAGGGAGGTGCCACTGGCGCTGCCCCCCGCTGCTTTTGTAGGAATCTGTGCTAAAAGAGCTGGCATCACTGCCAGGCACAGCTCCCGCTTCGCTGGGGAGAAGCACATCAGCTACAACCCATGCTGCTATAAATTCATTTTCACCTCTTCCGACATGAGAGAGGATGAGCTATTTAAAGACTGGAAGGAAACGAGCGATGGGGAGGATTGTTCCTTACTGGAAACCTACTACAGCCTGGTGTCCTGCAAGGTTCTGACCTACATTGATAAGTTCAAACAGTTCAGCTTGGATAGGATAAAAAATGAGCTCCTTCATTTTGTCAATTAA
- the PSMD5 gene encoding 26S proteasome non-ATPase regulatory subunit 5, translating into MAEAAAAKMAEAAAELLERAARRDAALEELRALRVALQAVPLAALRSRLGEHHLRALFGLLAVNDREQVSACVSILERLLQALDPLYVIQNLREELQKGLFHPDDSVKILTMSQVGRIVEDSAAVPEILHSPELLQQIINCIGGEKIAVAKEAIKSLSRIAQSQEGLEALFGSSLLGDLRSVMATSDVVRYRVYELIVEISSVSAESLNYCANSGLIPELIGELTGEDVLVRATCIEMLTSLAHSPQGRQYLAQQGVIDRISNIILGAESDPFSSFYLPGFVKFFGNLAVVDSPQQICERYPVFMEKVFEMAESQDPTMIGVAVDTLGILGSNVEGKQVLQKTRSRFQNLLSKIGHQAKNAPTELRLRCLDAISSLLYLPPEQQTEDLLRMTESWFTSLSSQPLELFRSISTQPFPDLHCGALRVFTAIANQPWAQKLMLSSPGFVEYVVDRSVEPDKASKDAKYELVKALVNSKTIAEIFGNQYYLRLRAYLHEGPYYVKAVSTTAVEGAE; encoded by the exons ATGGCGGAAGCGGCGGCGGCCAAGAtggcggaggcggcggcggagctgctggagcgggcggcgcggcgggacGCGGCGCTGGAGGAGCTGCGGGCCCTGCGGGTCGCCCTGCAGGCCGTGCCGCTCGCCGCCCTCCGCTCCCGCCTCGGCGAGCACCACCTGAGGGCGCTCTTCGGCCTCCTCGCCGTCAATGACCG GGAACAGGTGTCCGCGTGTGTTTCCATCCTGGAGAGGCTCCTGCAGGCCCTGGACCCCCTTTACGTGATCCAGAacctgagggaagagctgcagaagggCCTTTTCCACCCCGATGACTCTGTGAAGATCCTCACCATGTCCCAG GTTGGGAGGATTGTTGAAGACTCAGCTGCTGTCCCCGAGATTCTGCACAGCCCCGAGCTGTTACAGCAGATCATAAACTGCATTGGTGGGGAGAAAATAGCAGTGGCCAAAGAG GCCATTAAATCTCTGTCAAGGATTGCCCAGAGCCAGGAGGGTTTGGAGGCTCTGTTTGGGAGCAGCTTGTTGGGGGACCTGAGGAGTGTCATGGCCACGAGTGACGTCGTTCGGTACAGGGTCTATGAG tTAATTGTGGAGATTTCGTCAGTGTCAGCAGAGTCCCTGAATTACTGTGCAAACAGTGGGTTAATCCCTGAGTTAATTGGGGAGCTGACTGGAGAGGATGTGCTGGTCAG AGCCACGTGCATAGAGATGCTGACCTCGCTGGCCCACAGCCCCCAGGGGCGGCAGTACCTGGCTCAGCAAGGAGTCATCGACAGAATCTCCAACATCATCCTGGGGGCAGAGTCGGATCCCTTCTCCAGCTTCTATCTGCCAG GATTTGTTAAATTTTTTGGCAATCTGGCTGTTGTGGACAGTCCCCAGCAGATCTGTGAGCGCTACCCTGTCTTTATGGAAAAAGTGTTTGAAATGGCAGAAAGTCAGGATCCAACCATGATTGGAGTGGCTGTGGACACACTGGGAATCCTGGGATCAAATGTGGAAGGCAAACAGGTTTTACAGAAAACTA gaaGTAGATTTCAAAATCTCTTAAGCAAAATAGGGCACCAGGCCAAGAATGCCCCCACCGAGTTACGGCTTCGGTGCTTGGATGCGATTTCATCCCTGCTTTACTTGCCT ccagagcagcagaCAGAAGACCTTTTAAGAATGACTGAATCCTGGTTCACATCCTTGTCCAGCCAGCCCCTGGAGCTGTTCAGGAGCATCAGTACTCAGCCATTCCCTGATCTCCACTGTGGGGCTTTGCGGGTGTTTACT GCCATTGCAAATCAACCATGGGCCCAGAAGCTGATGCTGAGCAGCCCAGGGTTTGTGGAGTACGTTGTGGACAGATCTGTGGAGCCTGACAAAGCTTCAAAGGATGCTAAATACGAACTGGTGAAGGCCCTGGTGAACTCCAAAACCATTGCAGAGATCTTTGGCAATCAGTACTACCTGAGGCTCAGGGCTTACCTGCACGAGGGCCCCTATTATGTTAAGGCAGTTTCTACTACAGCTGTGGAAGGAGCAGAATAA